Proteins encoded in a region of the Acidimicrobiales bacterium genome:
- a CDS encoding phosphotransferase: MGRLPSAASDLSASWLSETLGTEVVGVEVLGHTSATNQRVRIGLSFTEAESGPPSLFVKLPPTDPAHREMISASGMGRRESQFYADIAASLDLRVPRSYYAAFDEDGDFVLLLEDLAAGGCEFSDGAWGVTADAAARALEELARFHARFQDAAVRSAAAPWLGAPVIRRTDATARRLRSVLDQHRDALTADYLAAGELYVAHHGRLDELWNAGPQTYIHGDLHIGNVFLDGGRVGFIDWGLSRVSTPLRDVSYFLTMTVDPDERRPSERDLLKLYLDALAAAGGARIGFDEAWAVHRVHAGYTVLATFLAFMPSYATGDGQSLGADLRRRAELALEDLDTVAALRAAVG, translated from the coding sequence GTGGGCCGACTCCCTTCCGCCGCCTCGGATCTGTCAGCGTCGTGGTTGTCCGAGACCCTCGGGACCGAGGTGGTCGGCGTCGAGGTGCTCGGTCACACCTCGGCCACCAACCAGCGGGTACGGATCGGCCTCTCGTTCACCGAGGCGGAATCCGGCCCCCCGTCCCTGTTCGTGAAGTTGCCGCCGACCGATCCTGCCCATCGGGAGATGATCAGCGCCAGCGGCATGGGCCGGCGGGAGTCGCAGTTCTACGCCGACATCGCCGCATCCCTCGATCTCCGGGTGCCCCGCAGCTACTACGCCGCCTTCGACGAGGACGGGGACTTCGTGCTGCTGCTGGAGGACCTCGCCGCCGGGGGGTGTGAGTTCTCGGACGGGGCGTGGGGGGTCACGGCCGATGCCGCCGCCCGTGCCCTGGAGGAGCTCGCCCGCTTCCACGCCCGTTTCCAGGATGCGGCCGTCCGCTCGGCGGCGGCTCCATGGCTGGGAGCTCCGGTGATCCGCCGCACCGACGCCACCGCCCGGCGGCTCCGCTCCGTCCTCGACCAGCACAGGGACGCGCTCACCGCGGACTATCTGGCGGCGGGGGAGCTGTACGTCGCGCACCACGGGCGCCTGGACGAGCTGTGGAATGCCGGGCCCCAGACCTACATCCACGGGGACCTCCACATCGGCAACGTCTTTCTGGACGGCGGCCGGGTGGGCTTCATCGACTGGGGCCTGTCCCGCGTCAGCACGCCGCTCCGGGATGTCAGCTACTTCCTGACCATGACCGTCGACCCGGACGAGCGCCGGCCCTCCGAGCGGGATCTCCTGAAGCTGTATCTCGACGCCCTGGCCGCGGCGGGTGGCGCCCGGATCGGCTTCGACGAGGCCTGGGCCGTCCACCGCGTCCACGCCGGCTACACCGTCCTCGCCACCTTCCTGGCCTTCATGCCCTCGTATGCCACCGGTGACGGCCAGAGCCTCGGCGCCGACCTGAGGAGACGGGCCGAGCTGGCGTTGGAGGACCTCGACACCGTCGCAGCCCTCCGGGCGGCGGTCGGCTGA
- a CDS encoding lipase family protein yields the protein MASRYRWGLGAALMALLVPLGALVPPAVASGPEPPSQDPFYTYSGPTPLRAVPPGTVLRQRSVQLAFGPGNSTPISAEQLLYRTTDQLGHATATVTTVLTPTPDPVVPRIVGYLSFYDGLGSRCDPSYTLAGGDPGDSTYAQEAEEEELLITWYLSQGDIVTVPDFEGTRLDWMTGHESGYGTLDALRATESYLRIGADTEVGLSGYSGGAVAADWASELAPSYAPKVNIVGVAEGGIPANYLDHFAYINGTAEYSAAIPGELLGLSRAYGVDLKRYMSPFGLEVVQQEANTCIASDFGKYPGLTISSIMLPAYRNLAQVAPFASVLRDQTMGTAKTHPGEPLLMGVGNVDGKGDGAMVAADVKALARHYCAEGVPVDYQEYSGASHTEAGAYFDPETGPFLQGRFAGAPTVSNCSSLGS from the coding sequence ATGGCATCGCGGTACCGCTGGGGGCTGGGGGCCGCCCTGATGGCGCTCCTGGTCCCGCTCGGCGCACTCGTCCCGCCGGCCGTGGCATCCGGACCCGAGCCCCCGTCGCAGGATCCCTTCTACACCTACTCGGGCCCGACGCCTCTCCGTGCCGTCCCACCGGGCACCGTGCTGCGGCAGCGCTCGGTCCAGCTGGCCTTCGGGCCGGGCAACTCCACGCCGATCAGCGCCGAGCAGCTGCTGTACCGGACGACCGATCAGCTGGGCCACGCCACCGCCACCGTGACCACAGTGCTCACGCCCACACCGGACCCCGTCGTCCCGAGGATCGTCGGCTACCTGAGCTTCTATGACGGTCTGGGCTCGCGGTGTGATCCCAGCTACACCCTCGCCGGCGGGGACCCCGGTGACTCCACCTACGCCCAGGAGGCCGAGGAGGAGGAGCTCCTGATCACGTGGTACCTCTCCCAGGGAGACATCGTCACCGTGCCCGATTTCGAGGGCACCCGCCTCGACTGGATGACGGGTCACGAGTCCGGATACGGGACGCTCGACGCGCTCCGCGCCACTGAATCGTATCTGCGCATCGGCGCCGACACGGAGGTCGGGCTCTCGGGCTACTCGGGAGGTGCGGTGGCGGCCGATTGGGCCAGCGAGCTGGCGCCCTCCTACGCCCCGAAGGTGAACATCGTCGGGGTGGCCGAAGGCGGCATCCCGGCCAACTACCTCGACCACTTCGCCTACATCAACGGCACCGCCGAGTACTCCGCTGCCATCCCCGGGGAGCTTCTCGGGCTGTCGCGCGCCTACGGCGTCGACCTGAAGCGGTACATGTCACCGTTCGGCCTCGAGGTTGTCCAGCAGGAGGCCAACACGTGCATCGCCTCGGACTTCGGGAAGTACCCGGGGCTGACGATCAGCTCGATCATGCTGCCCGCCTACCGGAACCTGGCCCAGGTCGCTCCCTTCGCGAGCGTGCTTCGCGACCAGACGATGGGGACGGCCAAGACCCATCCGGGTGAGCCCCTCTTGATGGGCGTGGGCAACGTCGACGGGAAGGGGGACGGCGCCATGGTGGCCGCCGACGTGAAGGCGCTGGCCCGTCACTACTGCGCCGAGGGGGTACCGGTCGACTACCAGGAGTACTCCGGCGCCTCTCATACCGAAGCCGGCGCCTACTTCGACCCCGAGACCGGACCGTTCCTCCAGGGTCGCTTTGCCGGGGCTCCCACCGTCAGCAAC
- a CDS encoding VC0807 family protein translates to IAGAPAAGWVVIEWIRRRRLDPIGLIVLFGFVAGVVASVALGGDAFVLKVRDSAFTALFGVACLISLTWRRPIMFFIGRALSAGNDPTKQRAYDELYEMPTAPRTFAIITACWGVGLMVEAGLRVVLAVALPTGAFLAASPILAGVVFGGLFAFTIWFSKRARRLGEELLQDTGLIYPSVPEGAA, encoded by the coding sequence ATCGCCGGCGCGCCGGCAGCCGGGTGGGTGGTGATCGAGTGGATCCGCCGCCGCCGCCTGGACCCCATCGGCCTGATCGTCCTGTTCGGGTTCGTGGCCGGAGTGGTCGCCTCGGTGGCGCTGGGCGGGGACGCCTTCGTCCTCAAGGTGCGGGACTCGGCCTTCACCGCTCTGTTCGGTGTCGCCTGTCTCATCTCGCTGACGTGGCGCCGCCCGATCATGTTCTTCATCGGCCGGGCCCTGTCCGCCGGCAACGACCCCACGAAGCAGCGCGCCTATGACGAGCTGTACGAGATGCCGACGGCGCCCCGGACCTTCGCCATCATCACCGCCTGCTGGGGCGTCGGCCTGATGGTCGAGGCCGGCCTTCGGGTGGTGCTGGCGGTGGCCCTGCCCACCGGTGCCTTCCTGGCCGCCTCGCCGATCCTTGCGGGCGTGGTCTTCGGGGGTCTCTTCGCCTTCACCATCTGGTTCAGCAAGCGGGCCCGGCGCCTGGGCGAGGAACTGCTCCAGGACACGGGGCTGATCTACCCGTCGGTACCGGAGGGCGCCGCGTAG